The following coding sequences lie in one Selenomonadales bacterium genomic window:
- a CDS encoding aspartate 1-decarboxylase, whose protein sequence is MFVEALKSKIHCATVTEANLNYMGSITIDENLLDASGIRPHEKVQIVNNNNGARFETYVIRGQRGSGTICLNGAAARLVQPNDIVIIICYAQMTPEELDAHEPTIIMVDSQNHIKEIRGREHHSETA, encoded by the coding sequence ATGTTCGTAGAAGCACTCAAATCCAAAATTCATTGCGCCACCGTCACCGAAGCCAACCTCAACTACATGGGCAGTATCACCATAGACGAAAACCTCCTCGATGCATCAGGAATACGCCCCCACGAAAAAGTACAGATCGTCAACAACAATAACGGTGCACGGTTCGAAACGTACGTCATTCGCGGACAGCGCGGCAGCGGTACGATATGCCTCAACGGCGCGGCCGCCCGCCTCGTCCAACCGAACGACATCGTCATCATCATCTGCTATGCACAGATGACACCCGAAGAGCTCGATGCTCACGAACCGACCATCATCATGGTTGACAGCCAAAACCATATCAAAGAAATTCGCGGACGCGAGCATCACAGCGAAACCGCCTGA
- a CDS encoding DUF2520 domain-containing protein: protein MCSIRIAIIGAGKVGTVLARLLTEKGYSVTEVMSRSSDSATRLATLIGARMVTDARNLTADVILVTVSDRAIGDIASSLAVPLFKGRIVLHTSGSMGREVLFPAAEAGLHTGSIHPLFSFARYDLSADDLCGTYYAVDGDEIALPVAMELAHALGGQPFHLSADKRALYHAGAVVASNYLVTLLTVAARQLSLCGLTEDDALRALMPLAVGTLNNLSAVGKNALTGPIVRGDIPTIDKHLHTLGENCPDTLALYRLLGTTTADMATANGQLLPETKTIIHQLLRRDIH from the coding sequence ATGTGTTCGATACGTATTGCCATCATTGGTGCAGGCAAAGTCGGAACCGTGTTGGCTCGTCTACTGACTGAAAAAGGATATTCTGTCACGGAGGTGATGAGCCGTTCTTCGGATTCAGCAACGCGCCTTGCCACGTTGATCGGCGCACGCATGGTAACGGATGCACGCAACTTGACGGCAGACGTGATCCTCGTCACCGTCAGCGACCGCGCCATCGGTGATATCGCATCGTCACTCGCTGTGCCTCTGTTCAAAGGACGCATCGTACTCCATACGAGTGGCTCAATGGGGCGCGAGGTGCTGTTTCCCGCGGCCGAAGCAGGCCTTCATACAGGCAGTATCCATCCGCTCTTTTCGTTTGCACGGTACGACTTATCGGCAGATGACCTCTGTGGCACCTATTATGCCGTTGACGGAGACGAGATCGCTCTGCCTGTTGCCATGGAACTTGCTCACGCGCTCGGCGGACAACCGTTTCACCTGTCTGCCGACAAACGCGCACTGTATCATGCAGGGGCAGTCGTCGCATCAAACTATCTCGTGACGCTTCTCACGGTAGCCGCTCGTCAGTTATCGTTGTGCGGTCTGACAGAAGACGATGCGCTTCGCGCACTCATGCCACTTGCGGTCGGCACACTCAACAATCTGTCTGCCGTCGGCAAGAACGCTCTGACAGGCCCAATTGTACGCGGTGATATACCTACGATAGACAAACATCTTCATACGCTCGGCGAGAACTGCCCCGATACGCTCGCGCTCTATCGACTGCTCGGTACAACGACTGCCGATATGGCAACGGCGAACGGACAGCTTTTACCCGAGACCAAGACCATCATTCATCAACTGTTACGGAGGGATATCCATTGA
- a CDS encoding pantoate--beta-alanine ligase: protein MHLFHTIQDVRDYVRTQKSLGKSIALVPTMGALHEGHLTLVRTAKNQCDIVIVSVFVNPTQFGPNEDYDAYPRTLEADCMNAEKAGASAIFAPSPAEMYPDGFATTVNVSGITDLLCGAQRPGHFAGVALVVTKLFNIIQPDRAFFGQKDAQQVLVIRRFTHDLNIPVEIISVPIVRDENGLALSSRNQYLSAKEKSAALVLSRSLKAAEEAVRQGEVRTNVLTDLVVRTIEAEPLATIDYVHIYAYPSLDVTDTIEPSALLALAVRIGTTRLIDNTILEVSTCS, encoded by the coding sequence ATGCATCTATTCCATACGATACAAGACGTACGTGACTATGTCCGTACCCAAAAATCCCTCGGCAAATCGATCGCACTCGTTCCGACGATGGGCGCACTCCACGAAGGCCACCTGACGCTCGTACGCACCGCGAAAAACCAATGTGACATCGTCATTGTCAGCGTATTCGTCAACCCGACACAGTTCGGTCCGAACGAAGATTACGACGCGTATCCGCGCACGCTCGAAGCAGACTGCATGAACGCAGAAAAAGCAGGCGCATCGGCCATATTCGCACCGAGCCCGGCCGAGATGTACCCCGACGGCTTCGCTACGACCGTAAACGTCAGCGGCATCACCGACCTCCTCTGCGGCGCACAGCGACCGGGACACTTCGCGGGTGTCGCACTCGTCGTGACGAAGCTCTTTAACATTATTCAGCCCGACCGCGCTTTCTTCGGACAAAAAGATGCCCAACAAGTCCTCGTCATCCGTCGATTCACACATGACCTCAACATCCCTGTCGAGATCATCTCCGTCCCGATCGTCCGCGACGAAAACGGTCTTGCGCTCTCCTCGCGCAACCAATACCTCTCTGCAAAAGAAAAGTCGGCCGCACTCGTCCTCTCGCGTAGTCTTAAGGCAGCAGAAGAAGCCGTCCGCCAGGGTGAAGTACGTACAAACGTCCTCACCGACCTCGTCGTTCGTACCATCGAAGCTGAACCACTCGCCACGATTGACTACGTCCATATCTATGCATATCCGTCACTTGACGTGACAGACACCATCGAGCCGAGCGCACTTCTCGCACTCGCCGTTCGTATCGGCACCACACGTCTTATTGACAACACTATCTTGGAGGTATCCACATGTTCGTAG
- the lexA gene encoding repressor LexA, whose protein sequence is MPLCQMIRQLREQLGLSQDELAKRLGYKSRSTIAKIESGSNDIPQSKIAAFAAALETTPARLLGLEQPAERHAPHTTAYTKRVPLLGTIAAGCPLFAEENIEEYIELSDSIKADFCLRVQGDSMINARIYDGDIVFIRKQPDVKDGEIAAVLVDDSATLKRVYKETGAIRLHSENPKYRPMVFTADNCDSIRILGKAVAFQGTIC, encoded by the coding sequence ATGCCTCTTTGTCAAATGATCCGCCAATTACGCGAACAGCTCGGACTGTCGCAAGACGAGCTTGCCAAACGTCTCGGATACAAGTCCCGTTCTACGATCGCGAAGATAGAATCGGGCAGTAATGATATTCCGCAATCGAAGATAGCCGCCTTTGCCGCAGCACTCGAAACGACGCCTGCGCGCTTGTTGGGCTTGGAGCAACCCGCCGAGCGACACGCACCGCACACGACAGCATACACCAAGCGCGTCCCGCTTCTCGGCACGATCGCGGCAGGCTGTCCGCTGTTTGCCGAAGAGAACATCGAAGAATATATTGAACTTAGTGACAGCATCAAGGCAGACTTCTGCCTGCGCGTACAAGGCGACAGTATGATAAACGCACGCATCTACGACGGAGATATCGTCTTCATCCGCAAACAGCCCGATGTAAAAGACGGTGAGATCGCCGCTGTCCTCGTTGACGATTCGGCAACCTTGAAGCGCGTCTACAAGGAAACGGGCGCGATCCGCCTCCATTCGGAAAATCCGAAATATCGCCCGATGGTATTCACGGCAGACAACTGTGACTCCATCCGTATCCTCGGCAAAGCCGTTGCGTTCCAGGGCACGATCTGCTGA
- the panB gene encoding 3-methyl-2-oxobutanoate hydroxymethyltransferase has translation MSGTPITMLTAYDYSMAKLLDENEIDMLLVGDSLGNVMLGYESTLPVTMEDMIHHTKIVARGARHAMVVADMPFLSYQVSIEEAVRNAGRLMKEGRAHAVKLEGGSEMADTVRAICRAGIPVVGHIGLTPQSIHQLGGFKVQGKESSAAQKLLDDAKALEEAGAFVIVLECVPSKLAAKVTASLTKAATIGIGAGSDCDGQVLVINDLLGMNKDFKPKFVKRFADLHTLISSAVQDYKREVETRSFPAPEHGFAIADDVLEKLY, from the coding sequence ATGAGCGGGACTCCCATCACGATGCTGACAGCCTACGATTACTCGATGGCAAAATTGCTCGATGAAAACGAGATCGATATGCTCCTCGTCGGTGATTCGCTCGGCAATGTGATGCTCGGCTACGAGTCCACCTTGCCCGTCACGATGGAGGACATGATCCATCATACAAAGATCGTTGCACGCGGTGCCCGTCATGCCATGGTCGTCGCCGATATGCCGTTCTTGTCGTACCAAGTATCGATCGAAGAAGCGGTAAGAAACGCAGGCCGACTGATGAAAGAGGGCAGAGCCCACGCCGTCAAACTTGAAGGCGGCAGTGAGATGGCAGATACCGTACGCGCCATCTGCCGCGCAGGCATTCCCGTCGTCGGTCATATCGGACTGACACCGCAATCGATCCACCAACTGGGTGGATTCAAAGTACAAGGCAAAGAATCATCTGCCGCCCAAAAACTCCTCGATGATGCCAAAGCACTCGAAGAAGCGGGCGCGTTCGTCATCGTGCTCGAATGTGTCCCGTCCAAGCTCGCTGCCAAAGTGACTGCTTCTCTGACAAAAGCCGCGACCATCGGCATCGGCGCGGGATCAGACTGTGACGGACAAGTACTCGTCATCAACGACTTACTCGGTATGAACAAAGATTTCAAACCCAAATTCGTCAAACGGTTCGCCGATCTTCACACACTCATCTCTTCCGCCGTCCAAGACTACAAACGAGAAGTCGAAACACGCTCCTTCCCTGCTCCCGAACACGGTTTTGCCATCGCAGACGATGTGCTCGAAAAGTTGTACTGA